A genomic stretch from Kribbella amoyensis includes:
- a CDS encoding GNAT family N-acetyltransferase: MRWEHGTFVADDDPARLDVDVVHGFLKTAYWSEGIPRDLVAKSIEGSLNVGVYAEDGTQVGYARAVTDRATFAYIADVFVLPEYRGHGLGRFVVSTLLDHPDLQGLRRLMLATADAHDLYRAYGFGDLADPSFFLVRQQDAATLYGQG; this comes from the coding sequence ATGCGCTGGGAGCACGGGACGTTCGTCGCCGACGACGACCCCGCCCGCCTCGACGTCGATGTCGTGCATGGGTTCCTGAAGACGGCGTACTGGTCGGAGGGCATCCCGCGCGACCTGGTGGCGAAGTCGATCGAGGGTTCGCTCAACGTCGGGGTCTACGCCGAGGACGGTACCCAGGTCGGGTACGCGCGAGCGGTGACCGACCGGGCCACGTTCGCCTACATCGCCGACGTGTTCGTGCTGCCGGAGTACCGCGGCCACGGGCTCGGGCGGTTCGTCGTCTCGACGTTGCTGGACCACCCTGACCTGCAAGGGCTGCGCCGGTTGATGCTGGCCACGGCCGACGCGCACGACCTCTACCGCGCGTACGGGTTCGGCGACCTGGCCGACCCGAGCTTCTTCCTGGTCCGGCAGCAGGACGCGGCCACGCTCTACGGTCAGGGATGA
- a CDS encoding alpha/beta fold hydrolase: MSKAGRTAGLIGAAVGVLAAGAAAGVAVERQVIGRRSAQRAQLEAEPFGSLRGTPHVYTADDGVELYVEVDELKRSRRPAPSRRRLRKQPEVPGDLTLIFVHGYGLNMDCWHFERRDLTGIGTMVFYDQRSHGRSGRSPKENVSIEQLGRDLFGILEEFAPAGPVILIGHSMGGMSIMALAEQHPELFGDRVIGVGLCSTSAGGLDRVPIALPGRIGMLVRQLATPTIAALARVPEVVEQSRKAGSDISYLLTRKYSFGSEVPPAFTEFVNEMIAATPISVIAEFYPIFALHDKYDALEPLQKVECVVIGGDADHLTPFEHSEEIVRHVPGAELVEVRNCGHLGLIEHHREFTAALLGMIERAEQSLGQT; the protein is encoded by the coding sequence ATGTCGAAGGCAGGACGGACCGCCGGTCTGATCGGAGCGGCGGTCGGTGTCCTCGCGGCCGGCGCCGCGGCCGGGGTCGCCGTCGAACGCCAGGTGATCGGCCGCCGGTCCGCGCAGCGCGCCCAGCTGGAGGCCGAGCCGTTCGGTTCGTTGCGCGGGACCCCGCACGTGTACACCGCGGACGACGGCGTCGAGCTGTACGTCGAGGTCGACGAGCTGAAGCGGTCCCGCCGGCCCGCGCCGTCGCGGCGCCGGTTGCGCAAGCAGCCCGAGGTTCCCGGCGACCTGACCCTGATCTTCGTGCACGGCTACGGCCTGAACATGGACTGCTGGCACTTCGAGCGCCGCGACCTGACCGGGATCGGCACGATGGTCTTCTACGACCAGCGCTCGCACGGCCGGTCCGGCCGGTCGCCGAAGGAGAACGTCAGCATCGAGCAGCTCGGCCGCGACCTGTTCGGGATCCTCGAGGAGTTCGCGCCGGCCGGGCCGGTGATCCTGATCGGCCACTCGATGGGCGGCATGTCGATCATGGCGCTGGCCGAGCAGCACCCGGAGCTGTTCGGCGACCGGGTGATCGGCGTCGGCCTGTGCTCGACCAGCGCCGGCGGCCTGGACCGGGTCCCGATCGCGCTGCCCGGCCGGATCGGCATGCTGGTCCGCCAGCTCGCCACCCCGACGATCGCCGCGCTGGCCCGGGTCCCGGAGGTGGTCGAGCAGAGCCGCAAGGCCGGCTCGGACATCAGCTACCTGCTGACCCGGAAGTACTCGTTCGGCTCGGAGGTGCCGCCGGCCTTCACCGAGTTCGTGAACGAGATGATCGCCGCGACGCCGATCTCGGTGATCGCCGAGTTCTACCCGATCTTCGCGCTGCACGACAAGTACGACGCCCTGGAGCCGTTGCAGAAGGTCGAGTGCGTGGTGATCGGCGGCGACGCCGACCACCTGACCCCGTTCGAGCACTCCGAGGAGATCGTCCGGCACGTACCGGGCGCGGAGCTGGTCGAGGTCCGCAATTGCGGCCACCTCGGCCTGATCGAGCACCACCGTGAGTTCACCGCCGCCCTGCTCGGGATGATCGAGCGGGCCGAACAATCCCTGGGACAGACATGA
- the alr gene encoding alanine racemase — MVRAEAVVDLAAIRHNVATLRARLDTAQLMTVVKADGYGHGMVPVARAARQAGADWIGAAVLEEALELRAAGDTGPIFCWLTTPGEPLAQAIAAGIDLSAGAPWEIDELVAGVTDRPARVHLKIDTGLSRGGAVPEEWPTLVRAALKAEREGRLEITGIWSHLASADEPKSPANEAQVETFETAIAVAEHLGAEVEYRHLANSPGMLALPQTHFDLVRPGIATYGLSPFGPALPSAELGLRPAMTLRARLAMVKRVPAGTSVSYGLTWTAPKPSTLGLIPLGYGDGLPRHASNGAPVQVGGARRTVVGRICMDQCVVNLEDDVAAAGQEVVLFGPGTGGEPTADDWAEVAGTINYEIVTRLGARIPRRYVDSAEVGG, encoded by the coding sequence ATGGTGCGTGCCGAAGCGGTCGTGGACCTTGCCGCGATCCGTCACAACGTGGCCACGCTGCGCGCTCGGCTGGACACGGCCCAGCTGATGACGGTGGTGAAGGCCGACGGGTACGGGCACGGGATGGTGCCGGTCGCCCGGGCGGCGCGGCAGGCCGGGGCGGACTGGATCGGGGCCGCGGTGCTGGAGGAGGCGCTGGAGCTGCGCGCCGCCGGTGACACCGGGCCGATCTTCTGCTGGCTGACCACGCCCGGCGAGCCGCTCGCCCAGGCCATTGCCGCGGGCATCGACCTGTCCGCGGGCGCGCCCTGGGAGATCGACGAACTGGTGGCCGGGGTGACCGACCGGCCGGCCCGGGTGCACCTCAAGATCGACACCGGGTTGAGCCGCGGCGGTGCGGTTCCGGAGGAGTGGCCCACGCTGGTCCGGGCGGCGCTGAAGGCCGAACGCGAGGGCCGGCTGGAGATCACCGGGATCTGGTCCCACCTCGCCTCGGCGGACGAGCCGAAGAGCCCGGCGAACGAGGCCCAGGTGGAGACGTTCGAGACCGCGATCGCGGTGGCCGAGCACCTCGGCGCCGAGGTGGAGTACCGGCACCTGGCGAACTCGCCCGGCATGCTGGCGTTGCCACAGACCCATTTCGACCTGGTCCGGCCCGGGATCGCGACGTACGGGCTGTCCCCGTTCGGGCCCGCGCTCCCGTCGGCCGAGCTGGGGCTGCGGCCGGCGATGACGCTGCGGGCCCGGCTCGCGATGGTGAAGCGGGTACCGGCGGGCACGAGCGTCTCGTACGGGCTGACCTGGACCGCGCCGAAGCCGTCGACGCTCGGCCTGATCCCGCTCGGGTACGGCGACGGCCTGCCCCGGCACGCGTCGAACGGCGCCCCCGTCCAGGTCGGCGGGGCGCGGCGCACCGTGGTCGGGCGGATCTGCATGGACCAGTGCGTGGTCAACCTCGAGGACGACGTGGCCGCGGCCGGGCAGGAGGTCGTCCTGTTCGGGCCCGGAACCGGCGGCGAGCCGACCGCGGACGACTGGGCCGAGGTGGCCGGCACCATCAACTACGAGATCGTCACCCGGCTGGGTGCCCGCATACCGCGGCGGTACGTGGACAGCGCAGAGGTGGGCGGCTGA
- the tsaB gene encoding tRNA (adenosine(37)-N6)-threonylcarbamoyltransferase complex dimerization subunit type 1 TsaB yields MLLAFDTSSAAVTVALADPVSGEIAASSTTVDALRHGELLAPAIAAALATASCRVEDLTRIAVGVGPGPFTGLRVGLVTARTMGDVLGIEVAGVCSLDILARQSALALPVAVATDARRKEIYWALYDGPAADGSRRRLEGPAVDRPADVAHVLSGLPVIGRGAVLYAEALGTDATDVIEYPSADVLATGVATGTLPVVAPDPLYLRRPDVTVAGGPKSVLPK; encoded by the coding sequence GTGCTGCTCGCGTTCGACACCTCGAGTGCCGCGGTCACCGTGGCGCTGGCCGACCCGGTCAGCGGTGAGATCGCCGCGTCCTCGACCACCGTGGACGCGCTGCGGCACGGTGAACTGCTCGCCCCCGCGATCGCGGCCGCGCTGGCGACCGCCAGCTGCCGGGTGGAGGACCTGACCAGGATCGCGGTCGGCGTCGGACCCGGACCGTTCACCGGACTGCGGGTCGGCCTGGTGACCGCCCGCACGATGGGCGACGTGCTCGGGATCGAGGTGGCCGGGGTCTGCAGCCTGGACATCCTGGCCCGCCAGTCCGCGCTGGCGTTGCCGGTCGCGGTGGCGACCGACGCCCGCCGCAAGGAGATCTACTGGGCCCTGTACGACGGTCCCGCCGCCGACGGCAGCCGCCGCCGGTTGGAGGGGCCGGCCGTGGACCGTCCGGCCGACGTCGCGCACGTCCTGTCCGGGCTGCCGGTGATCGGGCGAGGCGCGGTGCTCTACGCCGAGGCGCTCGGGACCGACGCCACCGACGTGATCGAGTACCCGTCGGCCGACGTGCTCGCGACCGGGGTGGCGACCGGGACATTGCCGGTGGTCGCGCCGGACCCGCTGTACCTGCGCCGGCCCGACGTGACCGTGGCGGGTGGACCGAAGAGCGTGCTGCCGAAGTGA
- a CDS encoding alpha/beta fold hydrolase, protein MTTASGKDGLRRVDLPRVDLVAAPPDATDLILVAHGGMETSTAVAHAWRAPILRMWPFAVAARAAVPGAAVGLMRYRYRGWNEGAADPVLDLRAVLDRLPSSIARVVLVGHSMGGRAVVAVSNHPRVAGVLGLAPWLPSGEPLVVPDGRIAFAHGDLDRITDPRGTAAYAQRLRAEGAEVALFTVEGENHAMLRRSADWSELVRRFVADTLTSSTDELFASADQVLPHWRRAGSMAGGVLDIARARLRLRVVGQL, encoded by the coding sequence ATGACCACGGCCTCGGGGAAGGACGGCCTGCGCCGCGTCGACCTGCCTCGCGTCGACCTGGTCGCGGCGCCGCCGGACGCGACGGACCTGATCCTCGTCGCGCACGGCGGTATGGAGACCTCGACGGCGGTCGCGCACGCGTGGCGAGCCCCGATCCTGCGGATGTGGCCGTTCGCCGTCGCTGCCCGGGCCGCGGTCCCCGGTGCTGCTGTCGGGTTGATGCGCTACCGGTACCGCGGCTGGAACGAGGGCGCGGCGGATCCGGTGCTCGATCTCCGGGCCGTCCTCGACCGGTTGCCTTCGTCGATCGCCCGAGTGGTGCTCGTCGGGCATTCGATGGGCGGGCGCGCCGTGGTTGCTGTCAGCAATCATCCTCGGGTGGCCGGCGTTCTCGGCCTGGCTCCGTGGCTCCCTTCGGGCGAACCGCTCGTCGTACCGGACGGCCGGATCGCCTTTGCTCATGGGGATCTGGACCGCATCACCGACCCGCGCGGGACCGCCGCGTACGCCCAGCGCTTGCGGGCCGAGGGAGCGGAGGTCGCGCTGTTCACCGTGGAAGGCGAGAACCACGCGATGCTCCGCCGGTCGGCCGACTGGTCCGAGCTGGTCCGGCGCTTCGTGGCCGACACACTGACGTCTTCCACGGACGAGTTGTTCGCGTCGGCCGATCAGGTGCTGCCGCACTGGCGCCGAGCGGGCTCGATGGCGGGCGGCGTCCTCGACATCGCCCGCGCCCGCCTTCGCCTCCGAGTCGTCGGCCAGCTCTGA
- the tsaD gene encoding tRNA (adenosine(37)-N6)-threonylcarbamoyltransferase complex transferase subunit TsaD, protein MTENEPLILGIETSCDETGVGLVRGQTLLADAIASSVDEHARFGGVVPEVASRAHLEAMVPTIRRACETAGVKLSDVDAVAVTSGPGLAGALLVGVAAAKALALSIDKPLYGVNHLAAHVAVDTLEHGDLPKGAVAMLVSGGHSSLLAVEDITEGVQPMGSTIDDAAGEAFDKVARVLGLPFPGGPYVDKAARDGGDRAYVTFPRGLTSQRDLERHRFDFSFSGLKTAVARWVEAKRRDGEDVPVNHVAAAFQEAVCDVLTRKAIDACKDRGYEHLLIGGGVAANSRLRAMAEERCAAAGIAVRVPRPGLCTDNGAMVAALGSELVRAGKDPSPLELPADSSMPITLVLN, encoded by the coding sequence ATGACTGAGAACGAGCCGCTGATCCTGGGCATCGAGACGTCCTGCGACGAGACCGGGGTCGGTCTGGTCCGCGGGCAGACGCTGCTCGCCGACGCGATCGCGTCCAGTGTGGACGAACACGCCCGCTTCGGCGGCGTGGTCCCCGAGGTCGCGAGCCGTGCGCACCTGGAGGCGATGGTGCCGACCATCCGCCGCGCCTGCGAGACCGCTGGGGTCAAGCTGTCCGACGTGGACGCGGTCGCCGTGACCAGCGGACCAGGGCTGGCCGGCGCGCTGCTGGTCGGGGTCGCCGCGGCGAAGGCGCTCGCGCTCTCGATCGACAAGCCGCTGTACGGCGTGAACCACCTCGCCGCGCACGTCGCCGTGGACACGCTGGAACACGGTGACCTGCCGAAGGGCGCGGTCGCGATGCTGGTGTCCGGCGGGCACTCGTCGTTGCTCGCGGTCGAGGACATCACCGAGGGCGTGCAGCCGATGGGCAGCACCATCGACGACGCGGCCGGCGAGGCGTTCGACAAGGTCGCCCGGGTCCTCGGCCTGCCGTTCCCCGGTGGTCCCTATGTCGACAAAGCGGCACGCGACGGGGGCGATCGCGCGTACGTGACGTTCCCGCGCGGACTCACCTCGCAGCGCGACCTGGAGCGGCACCGGTTCGACTTCTCGTTCTCCGGTCTGAAGACCGCGGTGGCTCGGTGGGTCGAGGCGAAACGGCGCGACGGCGAGGACGTCCCGGTGAACCACGTGGCCGCCGCGTTCCAGGAAGCGGTCTGCGACGTGCTGACCCGGAAGGCGATCGACGCCTGCAAGGACCGCGGGTACGAGCACCTGCTGATCGGCGGCGGCGTCGCGGCGAACTCGCGGCTCCGCGCGATGGCCGAGGAGCGGTGCGCCGCGGCCGGGATCGCGGTCCGGGTGCCGCGGCCGGGGTTGTGCACGGACAACGGCGCGATGGTGGCGGCGCTCGGGTCCGAGTTGGTGCGAGCCGGCAAGGACCCGTCGCCGCTGGAGTTGCCGGCCGACTCGTCGATGCCGATCACGCTGGTGCTGAACTGA
- the tsaE gene encoding tRNA (adenosine(37)-N6)-threonylcarbamoyltransferase complex ATPase subunit type 1 TsaE produces MTDLHVVDATAEHVDEIVKVIHHAFSARRVLDPPSTALSENASTVGAAVAASGGLLARIDGEPAGAMLFAEDGDVLNLRRVSVNPRFQARGVASAMVGCAEDAARRRGLARVQLVARVELPDTVEFWRRRGYSVVSHQGQNLNYAKAMPVELTVPTAEDMRAAGEEIAGQLRPGDVLVLSGDLGAGKTTFTQGLGAGLKVRGDITSPTFVISRVHPSLAGGPALVHVDAYRLGGVAELDDLDLDASLDEAVTVVEWGHGLAETLAPDRLDIVVTRGDDDTDETRDLRITPAGPRWAATGIRLTALERN; encoded by the coding sequence ATGACCGACCTGCACGTGGTGGACGCCACGGCCGAGCACGTCGACGAGATCGTCAAGGTGATCCACCACGCGTTCTCGGCGCGACGCGTGCTCGACCCGCCGTCGACCGCGTTGTCCGAGAACGCCAGTACCGTGGGCGCCGCCGTCGCGGCGTCCGGCGGACTGCTCGCCCGCATCGACGGCGAACCGGCCGGCGCGATGCTCTTCGCCGAGGACGGCGACGTGCTCAACCTGCGCCGCGTCTCGGTGAACCCGCGCTTCCAGGCCCGTGGCGTCGCCTCCGCGATGGTCGGTTGCGCCGAGGACGCGGCCCGGCGGCGCGGGCTGGCCCGGGTCCAGCTGGTCGCCCGGGTCGAGCTGCCGGACACGGTCGAGTTCTGGCGCCGGCGCGGGTACTCGGTGGTGTCGCACCAGGGCCAGAACCTGAACTACGCCAAGGCGATGCCGGTCGAGCTGACCGTGCCGACGGCCGAGGACATGCGCGCGGCCGGCGAGGAGATCGCCGGTCAGCTCCGCCCCGGCGACGTGCTCGTGCTCTCGGGCGACCTCGGCGCGGGCAAGACCACCTTCACCCAGGGCCTCGGCGCCGGGCTGAAGGTCCGCGGCGACATCACCTCGCCCACCTTCGTCATCTCCCGCGTGCACCCGTCGCTGGCCGGCGGTCCCGCCCTGGTCCATGTCGACGCGTACCGGCTGGGCGGCGTCGCCGAACTGGACGACCTCGACCTGGACGCGAGTCTGGACGAGGCCGTCACCGTTGTCGAGTGGGGCCACGGCCTGGCCGAGACGCTCGCGCCGGACCGGCTCGACATCGTCGTGACCCGGGGCGACGACGACACCGACGAGACCCGCGATCTGCGGATCACCCCGGCCGGTCCGCGCTGGGCCGCGACCGGGATCCGGCTCACCGCTCTGGAAAGGAACTGA
- a CDS encoding HAD family hydrolase, with protein sequence MLVIFDNDGVLVDSERLANTILAGLLTEAGLPYTFDEAVRDFMGGSMVSMRQKAEARLGRPLPADLEDRYHEQLFAGFEHLRAVPGVREVLDHLDAAGTEYCVASSGTHRRIRTALTTVGFWDRFEGRVFSAEDVTHGKPAPDLFLHAASTLGVKPADCVVVEDSPLGVAAANAAGMKVYGYAAMTDPAKLASATGIFHQMTALPTLLDAA encoded by the coding sequence GTGCTGGTGATCTTCGACAACGACGGTGTCCTGGTGGATTCGGAACGGCTCGCGAACACGATCCTGGCCGGTCTGCTGACCGAGGCCGGGCTGCCGTACACGTTCGACGAGGCGGTCCGTGACTTCATGGGCGGCAGCATGGTCTCGATGCGGCAGAAGGCGGAGGCACGGCTCGGCCGGCCGTTGCCCGCCGACCTCGAGGACCGGTACCACGAGCAGTTGTTCGCCGGGTTCGAGCACCTGCGGGCCGTTCCCGGGGTCCGCGAGGTCCTGGACCACCTGGATGCCGCGGGCACGGAGTACTGCGTGGCGTCGTCGGGCACGCATCGGCGGATCCGGACCGCGCTCACCACGGTCGGCTTCTGGGACCGGTTCGAGGGGCGCGTGTTCAGCGCGGAGGACGTCACCCACGGCAAGCCGGCGCCCGACCTGTTCCTGCACGCGGCGAGCACGCTCGGGGTCAAGCCGGCCGACTGCGTGGTGGTCGAGGACAGCCCGCTCGGCGTCGCGGCGGCCAACGCGGCCGGCATGAAGGTCTACGGCTACGCCGCCATGACCGACCCCGCCAAGCTCGCCTCCGCGACCGGCATCTTCCACCAGATGACCGCCCTCCCCACCCTCCTCGACGCCGCCTGA
- a CDS encoding META domain-containing protein — protein sequence MVVAAVTLVLLAGCGDESSPGSAELRGKTYLSTAVTEDGKPKTLAPNTRIRLQFMDDGRLLADAGCNSMSGKVSTDDGKLAIGDGLAMTDLGCDAPRHAQDTWLSQLLQQDPAWKLEAGRLDVTAAGTTLVLADRETADPDRPLDGTRWTVETLISGETASTPGAENAYLTVNGGRVTGSTGCNDLQGVVARTGDKLTFGEIAITRRACGGQEAALEKAILATVQGEVSFTIEANRLRLRTPSGSGLDLTAPR from the coding sequence ATGGTGGTTGCAGCGGTCACGCTCGTCCTGCTCGCCGGGTGCGGGGACGAGTCGTCACCCGGTTCGGCGGAGTTGCGGGGCAAGACGTACCTGTCGACCGCGGTGACCGAGGACGGCAAGCCGAAGACCCTGGCTCCGAACACGCGCATCCGGCTGCAGTTCATGGACGACGGCAGGCTGCTCGCCGACGCCGGCTGCAACTCGATGAGCGGCAAGGTGTCCACGGACGACGGCAAGCTCGCGATCGGCGACGGGCTCGCGATGACCGACCTGGGTTGCGACGCGCCCCGGCACGCCCAGGACACCTGGCTCTCCCAGCTCCTGCAGCAGGACCCGGCCTGGAAGCTCGAGGCCGGCCGCCTCGACGTCACCGCCGCCGGGACCACGCTGGTCCTCGCGGACCGGGAGACCGCCGACCCCGATCGCCCGCTCGACGGGACCAGGTGGACGGTCGAGACCCTGATCTCCGGCGAGACCGCCTCCACCCCGGGCGCCGAGAACGCGTACCTGACCGTGAACGGCGGCCGGGTCACCGGATCGACCGGGTGCAACGACCTGCAGGGCGTCGTCGCGCGGACCGGCGACAAGCTGACCTTCGGCGAGATCGCCATCACCCGCCGCGCCTGCGGAGGCCAGGAAGCCGCCCTGGAGAAGGCGATCCTGGCCACCGTGCAGGGCGAGGTCTCGTTCACGATCGAGGCGAACCGGTTGAGGCTGCGCACCCCTTCGGGCTCGGGCCTCGACCTCACCGCCCCGCGCTGA
- a CDS encoding GNAT family N-acetyltransferase produces the protein MRPAIRPALPTDLPAVAALDAVCFPADAWSATAWADEFGRDDRVVLVADEGAVVGYVVLLVPSFAADPIDLLRIAVSPAGRRTGIARQLMSAALAVCAGREVLLEVAASNEAAGALYAGFGFEQISRRRGYYAGGEDAVVMRRQEKDDD, from the coding sequence GTGAGACCGGCGATCCGGCCGGCACTGCCGACCGACCTGCCGGCCGTCGCGGCGCTGGACGCGGTCTGCTTTCCGGCCGACGCGTGGAGCGCGACGGCGTGGGCGGACGAGTTCGGTCGCGACGACCGGGTCGTCCTGGTCGCCGACGAGGGCGCGGTCGTCGGGTACGTGGTGCTGCTGGTGCCGTCGTTCGCGGCGGACCCGATCGACCTGCTGCGGATCGCGGTCTCCCCGGCGGGCCGGCGGACCGGGATCGCGCGGCAGTTGATGTCCGCGGCGCTGGCGGTCTGCGCCGGTCGCGAGGTACTGCTGGAAGTTGCCGCGAGCAACGAAGCGGCCGGTGCGCTCTACGCCGGCTTCGGATTCGAACAGATCAGCCGGCGGCGTGGTTACTACGCCGGAGGCGAGGACGCCGTCGTCATGCGGCGGCAGGAGAAGGACGATGACTGA